The DNA region GTCGTCCAGCACCTGCACCGCGATCACGTCGTGCTTCTGGGCCAATAGCTGCAGGGGCTTGCGGAAATCCTGGTCCAGCCAATCGGAAAGGACAAAGATCACCGAGCGCTTTTTGAGGATCAGGCTGGCAAAGGTGAAAGCCCCGCCCAGCGAGGTCCGGGGATCTTTGGGCTCCAGGTAGAGCACGTCGCGCAGGATTTCCAGCGCCTTGTTGCGCCCCTTGCGGGCGGGCAGGTATTTCTCCAGCTCCCCGGAAAACATGATCAGGCCCACCTTGTCGTTGTTCGAGAGGGCGGAAAAGGAAAGCAGGGCGATGATCTCGGCCAGGCGTTCCTTTTTCAGCGCCTGGGCCGTGCCGAACTTTTGGGAGGCCGAGACATCCACGATGAAAAAGACGTTCAGCTCCCTGGTCTCCTGGAACTTCTTGATATAGGGCATGCCCAGGCGGGCGGAAACATTCCAGTCGATATCCCGGTAACTATCCCCGCTCTGGTATTCACGCAC from Candidatus Syntrophosphaera sp. includes:
- a CDS encoding DUF58 domain-containing protein, producing MPSRTPAEILARIEKIEIRTKNIVSEIFSGAYHSSFKGQGLEFAEVREYQSGDSYRDIDWNVSARLGMPYIKKFQETRELNVFFIVDVSASQKFGTAQALKKERLAEIIALLSFSALSNNDKVGLIMFSGELEKYLPARKGRNKALEILRDVLYLEPKDPRTSLGGAFTFASLILKKRSVIFVLSDWLDQDFRKPLQLLAQKHDVIAVQVLDDAELNLPSAGVLNLFDPETGETLFLNSSNPRIRSAYAALVKKRQEDLAAELKQLRVDHILIRNRDSHVDVLRDFFERRKRRLRARG